The Cloeon dipterum chromosome X, ieCloDipt1.1, whole genome shotgun sequence genome includes a window with the following:
- the LOC135946347 gene encoding uncharacterized protein LOC135946347, giving the protein MSGKKKYFHSVSATSGHRRMLPPPPLCKQYSLPTANSTGSWSVEDSCDASSTGSTGGFSELERGERIRPERRVGRSNVQKMFQGGRQGNHDDSNVRYYQQIDSRINSMTIADVSPRVAVKRIILLYENYQYREAANFINRLSHGTFKVILHELPVDLFVESMPNSLSILEALYAKVFLSEGLDFGMKLLRPEEVVMQMVKFFAMHDYDAKANITLRRVPSKLLAPSSPFVFSCKKLLKVIVLSNPKVRKVVRMRKQALDKAIEGLGQHGLVSTTDQSLKNLHDALKTEFQRVLETYKEALLKLEELSLASNNKKPPTTPIEASHQRQLSLRQLEIQERLIKNKTLLNVVEPILGNHYLNVLLGILQRRIECDKDALFQFTQLKKESAKTFDESAIVAPILMRFSYGCDQVLDLMKGIAEDDDDSSDISGYHSDSESTVMVSGNSPYTKKPVARSVASSKGSNGKCCPSCESFIQNHQREKKKSDSSSSSLKSQMSRRPELPARNSPPLENPYSVPNRPPPPPPLPNSVPLKRIVPPTPSEPAVPKLVMKYESLYAQAKVDTLDALDILEELKGAEELKSKILFSVVVLSYRAVTLVLAKKKEAIRKILQMPEPGQVSEVRTASDQLEASIELYLANTADKFNLCQTVEDVCSQIWTALYDYPCLKSCQGLIAYVRSSVQMSWALVTQNPPLALEYEFKKYRPDLHSRFHASNPEKDEIRTYLWPALLESFNGPCLSKGVVIT; this is encoded by the exons ATGAGCGGCAAGAAGAAGTATTTCCACAGCGTCAGCGCGACCAGCGGCCACAGACGCAtgctgcctccgccgccgctgtgCAAGCAGTACAGCCTGCCGACGGCCAACTCGACCGGCTCATGGAGCGTCGAGGACAGCTGTGACGCGTCGTCCACGGGCTCCACCGGTGGGTTCTCCGAGCTGGAACGTGGAGAACGTATCAGGCCCGAGCGCCGTGTTGGCCGGAGCAACGTGCAGAAGATGTTCCAGGGCGGCCGGCAAGGCAATCATGACGACTCCAACGTCCGCTACTACCAGCAGATCGACTCGAGGATCAACAGCATGACCATCGCAGACGTCAGCCCCAGGGTGGCGGTCAAGCGGATCATCCTGCTGTACGAGAACTACCAGTACCGCGAGGCGGCAAACTTCATCAACAGGCTCAGCCACGGAACGTTCAAGGTGATTCTGCACGAGCTGCCCGTGGATCTGTTCGTTGAGTCCATGCCTAACAGCCTGTCCATCCTGGAAGCCCTGTACGCCAAGGTGTTCCTCTCGGAAGGCCTGGACTTCGGCATGAAACTGCTGAGGCCAGAGGAGGTGGTCATGCAGATGGTCAAGTTTTTCGCGATGCACGACTACGACGCCAAGGCCAACATCACGCTGCGTCGCGTGCCCAGCAAACTTCTGGCACCGTCCAGTCCGTTCGTCTTCAGCTGCAAGAAGCTGCTCAAGGTGATCGTGCTGTCCAACCCAAAGGTGCGAAAGGTGGTGCGCATGCGCAAGCAGGCCCTGGACAAGGCCATCGAGGGCCTCGGACAGCACGGTCTCGTCTCCACCACCGACCAGAGTCTGAAGAACCTGCACGACGCGCTCAAGACCGAGTTCCAGAGGGTCCTGGAGACCTACAAAGAGGCCCTGCTGAAGCTGGAGGAACTCTCGCTGGCCAGCAACAACAAGAAGCCGCCGACGACGCCCATCGAGGCCTCGCACCAGCGACAACTCTCCCTACGACAGCTCGAGATCCAGGAACGGCTGATCAAGAACAAAACGCTCCTCAACGTCGTCGAGCCCATCCTCGGCAACCACTACCTGAACGTCCTGCTCGGCATTTTGCAGCGCAGGATCGAGTGCGACAAGGATGCCCTTTTCCAGTTTACGCAGCTCAAAAAGGAGTCGGCCAAAACGTTCGACGAGTCGGCCATCGTGGCGCCGATCCTCATGCGGTTCTCCTATGGATGCGATCag GTACTCGACTTGATGAAAGGAATAGCTGAAGACGACGACGATTCAAGCGACATATCCGGTTATCACTCTGACTCGGAGTCGACGGTAATGGTGTCTGGCAATTCTCCGTACACGAAGAAACCCGTGGCAAGATCAG TGGCCTCATCCAAAGGCTCAAACGGCAAGTGCTGTCCGAGCTGCGAATCGTTCATCCAGAACCACCAGCGCGAGAAGAAAAAGAGCGACTCGTCGTCGTCCTCGCTCAAGTCCCAAATGAGCCGAAGGCCAGAATTGCCGGCGCGCAACAGCCCACCTCTCGAAAACCCGTACTCCGTGCCAAACAG acctccgccgccgccaccttTGCCAAACTCAGTGCCACTAAAACGCATCGTTCCACCCACCCCCTCGGAGCCAGCTGTGCCGAAGCTGGTGATGAAATACGAATCCCTGTACGCCCAGGCCAAGGTGGACACCCTGGACGCGCTGGACATCCTCGAGGAGCTCAAGGGCGCCGAGGAACtcaaatcaaaaattctcTTCTCAGTCGTTGTC CTCTCCTACCGTGCTGTCACTCTGGTGCTGGCCAAGAAGAAAGAGGCCATAAGGAAAATCCTGCAAATGCCCGAGCCGGGCCAGGTGAGCGAGGTGCGGACAGCCTCCGACCAGCTCGAAGCCAGCATTGAACTCTACCTCGCCAACACGGCCGACAAATTCAACCTGTGTCAAACAGTTGAG GACGTTTGCTCTCAAATTTGGACAGCCTTGTATGACTACCCGTGCTTGAAATCGTGCCAGGGCCTGATTGCCTACGTCAGGTCATCCGTTCAGATGTCCTGGGCCCTAGTAACACAG aatCCACCGCTAGCGCTGGAATACGAGTTTAAGAAGTACAGACCTGATCTGCACAGCCGTTTCCACGCTTCAAACCCCGAAAAGGACGAGATCAGGACGTACCTTTGGCCCGCCCTCCTGGAGTCTTTCAACGGGCCCTGCTTGAGCAAGGGCGTCGTCATCACATAA
- the LOC135945419 gene encoding elongin-C-like has translation MSHSEPIEKNCVGPDAEYVKLISSDQKEFLVKRTHAETYSKTIKQILSGPTNCSEGETNQIEFSQISSKVLEIICNYIEYKAQCEIIMEKGEEIPEFDIPLEEATDVMMAASFLQC, from the exons ATGTCTCACAGTGAGCCTATTGAAAAG AACTGCGTCGGACCAGATGCCGAGTACGTCAAACTCATTTCCTCTGATCAAAAGGAGTTTCTCGTGAAGAGAACACACGCCGAGACGTATTCTAAGACAATTAAACAAATACTAAGCGGACCAACCAATTGTTCTGAAGGCGAAACCAACCAGATCGAGTTCAGCCAAATTTC GTCCAAAGTGCTGGAGATAATTTGTAATTACATCGAGTACAAGGCGCAATGCGAAATCATCATGGAAAAAGGCGAAGAAATTCCAGAGTTTGATATACCGCTTGAAGAAGCCACAGATGTTATGATGGCTGCTAGTTTCCTTCAGTGTTGA